From one Lotus japonicus ecotype B-129 chromosome 3, LjGifu_v1.2 genomic stretch:
- the LOC130743164 gene encoding uncharacterized protein LOC130743164, whose product MALQRNLLCRRLHSLLNPKTSHPLTFKFPHRPIASSVALEPQTEQNQKPPLSTFFLEAVGLSEKTATNGGEREQQEEEGDGGDPELQNNLRQLEEEVRSFKEKTKNMPKKPERRSLYSAFTNKLSPVSISSPPRGKDENARREQQVKALSPDTLALVEYFYEKGYFKEANFAKGKERFDPAWFEKLHALCFIKCASKNFARDNQEIAKWLSGSALKQVAMFGCPSSDRGDVFPAKRLRKFFEVPENTVCSKCTLQQSCMFANQTVWKCDTNTLDLGIVMKVITSYALESVHPQLVVPDEVKKSVNQLLKEVVKLSQTT is encoded by the exons ATGGCTCTCCAAAGAAACCTTCTGTGTCGGCGCCTCCACTCCCTCCTCAACCCCAAAACCTCTCACCCCCTCACATTCAAATTCCCACACAGACCCATCGCATCCTCAGTTGCCCTAGAACCACAAACCGAGCAAAACCAGAAACCCCCTCTCAGTACATTCTTCCTCGAAGCGGTGGGTCTGTCGGAGAAAACCGCCACCAACGGCGGCGAAAGAgaacaacaagaagaagaaggtgacgGTGGCGACCCCGAGCTGCAGAACAATCTGAGGCAGTTAGAGGAAGAGGTGAGAAGCTTCAAGGAGAAAACGAAGAACATGCCGAAGAAACCTGAGAGGAGGAGCTTGTATTCTGCGTTCACCAACAAACTTTCGCCTGTTAGTATTTCGTCGCCGCCGCGGGGAAAGGATGAGAACGCGAGGAGGGAACAACAAGTTAAGGCGCTTTCACCTGATACGCTGGCGCTTGTTGAGTATTTCTACGAAAAGGGGTATTTTAAGGAAGCTAATTTTGCTAAGGGTAAGGAAAGATTTGACCCTGCTTGGTTTGAGAAACTTCACGCCTTGTGTTTTATCAAGTGTGCATCAAAGAATTTTGCAAGAGATAATCAAGAAATAGCCAA GTGGCTATCAGGAAGTGCATTGAAGCAAGTGGCAATGTTTGGTTGCCCCTCCAGCGACCGGGGTGATGTCTTTCCTGCCAAAAGACTACGGAAATTTTTTGAGGTTCCAGAAAACACG GTTTGCAGTAAATGCACGCTGCAACAATCGTGCATGTTTGCCAATCAAACTGTGTGGAAATGTGACACAAATACATTGGATTTGGGGATAGTTATGAAGGTTATTACTTCATATGCTTTAGAGTCAGTGCATCCTCAGCTTGTAGTGCCTGATGAAGTAAAAAAATCAGTGAATCAATTGCTGAAGGAGGTTGTGAAACTGAGTCAAACCACCTGA